Proteins encoded together in one Drosophila albomicans strain 15112-1751.03 chromosome 2R, ASM965048v2, whole genome shotgun sequence window:
- the LOC117575220 gene encoding protein AAR2 homolog produces MNKDNSSMQMDPDLALRLLADGAVLVIAGVPVGTEFGVDLCAYTIGPDFRGIKMIPPGVHYVWCASRGPYGDTAPRVGFVHYFHQNEILVREWDNELEELRPRQTAEPELERERIRKNLTQLERVLAPYDYRYVCKWKDLTGSVSESCVARCRPKRGTIRTNIELQSCPDAERPRGSASGISKRQAAAKLLLDESEMLPNLKPVDGTAPRFCAVPARVPQDAPPADISRHAIDCIAAVNKLFDSFTNENPDGLIEELQLAFVFFLVGYSVESLDHWRKLLALLAHSETAVSKHKLAYMKYSEVLAHQLPHLPEELMTPSPHNTVYKDVRELLVNLYAGGLMVSAERLMKRLGKQMGWHFEGLLDEDPEDQPVVIEI; encoded by the coding sequence GCTTGCAGATGGTGCTGTTCTCGTCATAGCTGGCGTTCCCGTGGGTACCGAATTTGGCGTAGATTTATGTGCCTACACAATTGGTCCCGATTTCCGGGGAATCAAGATGATACCACCGGGCGTACATTACGTGTGGTGTGCCTCCCGTGGACCGTATGGCGACACTGCGCCTCGTGTGGGCTTCGTGCACTACTTTCATCAAAACGAGATTCTGGTACGCGAATGGGACAATGAACTGGAGGAGCTGCGTCCACGGCAAACAGCTGAGCCAGAGCTGGAACGTGAACGCATTCGCAAGAATCTGACACAGCTGGAGCGCGTACTGGCGCCCTACGACTACAGATACGTTTGCAAATGGAAGGATCTGACGGGTAGCGTTAGTGAATCTTGCGTTGCCCGCTGTCGTCCAAAGCGAGGCACCATACGCACCAACATTGAGCTACAGTCCTGCCCCGATGCAGAGCGACCACGCGGCAGTGCAAGCGGCATCAGCAAACGTCAGGCAGCTGCCAAATTGTTACTAGACGAAAGTGAAATGCTCCCCAATTTGAAGCCTGTGGATGGCACAGCTCCACGCTTTTGTGCGGTACCAGCACGTGTTCCCCAGGATGCACCACCAGCAGATATCTCACGACATGCCATCGATTGCATTGCAGCGGTGAATAAACTGTTCGATAGCTTCACGAATGAGAACCCCGATGGGCTCATTGAGGAACTGCAGCtggcatttgtatttttcctGGTTGGCTACTCGGTTGAATCTTTGGATCATTGGCGCAAATTGCTTGCACTGCTGGCACATTCCGAGACGGCAGTCAGCAAGCACAAGCTGGCCTACATGAAGTACAGTGAAGTACTTGCCCATCAGCTGCCTCATCTGCCAGAGGAATTGATGACACCCAGTCCACACAACACGGTGTACAAAGATGTGCGCGAGTTGCTCGTCAATCTGTATGCTGGGGGTTTGATGGTGAGTGCGGAGCGGCTGATGAAGCGACTAGGCAAACAGATGGGCTGGCATTTTGAGGGTCTGCTGGATGAGGATCCCGAGGATCAGCCGGTGGTTATTGAAATATAA
- the LOC117575221 gene encoding uncharacterized protein LOC117575221, whose protein sequence is MALQLQIEKLKGLDNYKAWSMTVRAYLESEDLWSVVESGPENNEESMLKDKRAKFIILCLIETKLCQFMVSIRTARDLWNYLRTQHSLR, encoded by the exons AtggcgctgcagctgcaaattgAGAAGCTCAAGGGGCTGGACAACTACAAGGCATGGTCGATGACAGTGCGTGCCTATTTGGAGTCCGAAGATCTGTGGAGCGTTGTCGAGAGCGGACCGGAGAATAACGAAGAG TCGATGCTTAAGGATAAACGCGCCAAGTTCATCATACTGTGTCTGATTGAGACGAAACTGTGCCAATTCATGGTCAGCATACGCACCGCTCGAGATTTGTGGAACTATTTGCGTACACAGCATTCGCTACGCTGA